Proteins from one Triticum aestivum cultivar Chinese Spring chromosome 7A, IWGSC CS RefSeq v2.1, whole genome shotgun sequence genomic window:
- the LOC123154819 gene encoding uncharacterized protein produces the protein MKAYTDATRRLLSPPTCKCTRTIKRLQLSFYIMDPYLSTIGNTVWDVVKSGEPEWLEFAMCPDIASPSDAQLALYGQRFMSFFGAYPGAFKLLTRLILQNLAFQDSDVTNLLNTCSRLKMLSLRSCEMPQESVLKLHAPSSELSSLELKCFGCIHVELICLPKLRELVYDVWFCENPPVSFGYVPQLDHVCFACPAQPWQKPFVLSQCLSSDINLSNLLLNFYTQMIWVEPEGPQQLTPIFSKLRDVHLCGIFTECDLDWTMFILEGAPSLENFHVSLSFGSFNPHFDHIMTCLHFPYMQH, from the exons ATGAAGGCATACACGGACGCAACGAGGAGACTGCTGTCTCCTCCGACTTGCAAGTGCACTCGAACCATCAAAAGATTGCAGCTCAGCTTCTACATTATGGACCCTTACTTGTCCACAATTGGCAATACGGTTTGGGATGTCGTGAAGAGCGGCGAACCTGAATGGCTTGAGTTCGCAATGTGCCCAGATATTGCTTCTCCAAGTGATGCCCAGTTAGCCTTGTATGGACAGCGGTTTATGTCATTCTTTGGTGCATACCCTGGTGCCTTCAAATTGCTCACTAGACTAATCCTTCAGAACCTTGCGTTTCAAGACTCAGATGTCACCAATCTTCTTAACACTTGCAGTAGACTTAAGATGCTTTCCTTGAGATCCTGTGAAATGCCCCAGGAATCTGTCCTTAAATTACATGCCCCAAGCTCGGAGCTCAGCTCACTTGAACTTAAATGCTTTGGATGCATACACGTTGAGCTAATCTGTCTTCCTAAACTGAGGGAACTGGTATACGATGTTTGGTTTTGTGAAAACCCCCCAGTGTCTTTTGGCTATGTTCCCCAGCTTGATCACGTCTGCTTTGCTTGTCCTGCCCAGCCTTGGCAGAAGCCATTCGTGCTGAGCCAATGTTTATCTAGTGACATAAACCTGTCGAATCTGCTTTTGAATTTTTACACTCAAATG ATATGGGTTGAACCTGAAGGTCCACAACAGCTCACCCCTATATTCAGCAAACTGAGAGATGTGCACCTTTGCGGTATATTTACTGAATGTGATTTGGATTGGACTATGTTTATACTTGAAGGTGCACCTTCACTGGAGAATTTTCATGTAAGCCTGTCATTCGGTTCTTTCAATCCACACTTTGACCATATAATGACATGTTTACATTTCCCATATATGCAGCATTAA
- the LOC123151427 gene encoding formin-like protein 6, which yields MSLYFRRLFNRRSPAGLVEISSNILVFDQCFSTDMLEEDELKPYIGGILKQLLARYSIDSLMVFNFEGGKKNSQTARIFSGYDMSAMGYPRNYEGCPLLTLEMIHHFLRSSESWLSLSQDNFLLIHSEHGGWPVLAFALAALLVYLRRCKDERKALETIHKYAPPGLVELYSPLNPAPSHLRYLKYVSRRHKSPELWPPADRMLNLNCAIIRTVPNFDGQGGCRPIFRIYGPDPLAPNDSSAKVLFSTPKTDDFVQLYTQEDSEIIKINIRCPVRGDIVMECVSVDEDFKHEVMVFRVMFSTAFVEDNLLLLDRDQIDILWDTKHRFPVDFRVEVIFSEIDATTSIHTSEPSSESESNHITDAASEQNGLNNVHDGFDVISMQETEISNGTPEHNIPDSRSVQTSQMEPENIHSSAPEAESVGPTIQDRELSVDAPKFEDDNDAIADTSSSQEAESVGPTSQEDELAENASAGEESEGSTTNSTANSDAQLADPPGTEADAATAEHSDANSESGSPSGSASSSSPKFDEDTEEAGTADAEVQSIELEGS from the exons ATGTCGCTGTATTTCCGGCGGCTCTTCAACCGGCGGTCGCCGGCCGGGCTCGTCGAGATCTCCAGCAACATTCTGG TATTTGACCAGTGCTTCTCCACGGATATGCTTGAAGAAGACGAATTGAAGCCATACATTGGAGGCATCTTAAAACAGCTACTTGCACGCTACTCCATCGATTCATTAATGGTATTCAACTTTGAGGGAGGAAAGAAGAACAGCCAAACTGCCCGCATTTTCTCAGGCTATGATATGAGTGCGATGGGTTATCCACGTAACTATGAGGGGTGTCCTTTGCTCACCTTGGAGATGATTCACCATTTTCTTAGGTCTAGTGAAAGCTGGCTCTCGTTAAGCCAGGACAACTTCCTGCTTATACATTCAGAACACGGTGGGTGGCCGGTCCTTGCTTTTGCATTGGCAGCCCTACTGGTTTACCTTCGAAGGTGCAAAGATGAGAGGAAGGCATTGGAGACGATCCACAAATATGCACCACCTGGGCTGGTTGAGCTCTACTCACCACTGAACCCAGCACCTTCTCATTTGAGATACTTGAAGTATGTGTCAAGACGGCACAAATCACCAGAATTGTGGCCTCCTGCTGACAGGATGCTGAACTTGAACTGTGCAATCATCAGGACGGTACCGAATTTTGATGGTCAAGGGGGATGTAGGCCAATATTTCGAATTTATGGCCCAGATCCCCTGGCTCCAAATGACAGTAGTGCCAAAGTTCTCTTTTCAACTCCGAAGACAGATGATTTTGTCCAGCTTTACACGCAG GAAGACAGTGAGATAATCAAGATTAATATCCGATGTCCTGTTCGAGGAGACATTGTCATGGAGTGCGTCAGCGTGGATGAGGACTTTAAACATGAAGTGATGGTATTCAGAGTTATGTTTAGCACGGCTTTTGTTGAAGACAATCTTCTGTTACTTGATAGGGACCAGATTGACATTCTGTGGGACACGAAACACCGGTTTCCCGTAGACTTCAGAGTTGAG GTTATATTTTCGGAGATTGATGCGACCACATCGATTCACACTTCTGAGCCGTCAAGCGAAAGTGAAAGCAATCACATCACGGATGCTGCATCAGAGCAGAATGGTTTGAACAACGTGCATGATGGCTTTGATGTGATATCCATGCAGGAAACAGAAATCAGCAATGGCACACCTGAACATAACATTCCAGATAGCAGATCTGTCCAGACTTCTCAGATGGAACCAGAAAATATCCATTCTTCTGCACCAGAAGCTGAATCCGTAGGTCCAACCATTCAAGATCGTGAACTCTCCGTGGATGCACCAAAGTTTgaggacgacaacgatgctattgCTGATACATCATCCTCGCAAGAAGCTGAATCTGTAGGCCCAACCTCTCAAGAAGACGAACTCGCTGAGAACGCTTCTGCAGGGGAGGAATCAGAAGGGAGTACAACCAATAGCACTGCCAATTCTGATGCGCAGTTGGCAGACCCCCCAGGTACAGAAGCTGACGCAGCCACTGCTGAACATTCTGACGCTAACTCAGAATCAGGTTCACCTTCAGGCAGCGCATCGTCTAGCTCGCCAAAGTTCGACGAAGATACCGAGGAAGCTGGTACAGCTGATGCTGAAGTACAGTCGATAGAACTGGAAGGATCTTGA